The following are encoded together in the Streptomyces sp. NBC_00341 genome:
- a CDS encoding GNAT family N-acetyltransferase, whose product MTTELRVLQPSEWNEWFECLELAFGGVAEPPEQRELDESLTEHERSLGIWDGPDVVATSGAFSFRLAVPGGALVPAAGVTMVSVAATHRRRGLLTSMMRRQLDDVRALGEPVAVLTASEPAIYGRYGYGAASRQMSLTIDTDRVRLTVPEGTDGVRLRHAKKDEAVAACESVYARLVPGRPGTPAHAPGWERKSLVDPVSSREGGSALQCVLAERDGEVLGYTTYHIKPDWDTGGPKGRVVVSDLAALDPAAYAALWRFLFGIDLTSTVEARNRPVDDAVLHLVSDVRRCGIQVRDSLHVRLVDVGAALEARSYRAPVDVVFEVEDAFCPWNAGRWRLTADVKGGASCKRTQDAADLALSVRELGTAYLGGESLGALALAGRVREVRAGALAEASSAFLSDVAPWLPRGF is encoded by the coding sequence ATGACTACAGAGCTCCGCGTGTTGCAGCCGTCCGAATGGAACGAATGGTTCGAGTGCCTGGAGCTCGCCTTCGGAGGCGTGGCCGAACCGCCCGAGCAACGCGAGCTGGACGAGTCACTGACCGAGCACGAGCGCTCGCTCGGGATCTGGGACGGCCCCGATGTCGTCGCCACATCAGGGGCGTTCAGCTTCCGGCTGGCCGTTCCGGGCGGCGCGCTGGTGCCGGCCGCGGGCGTGACGATGGTCAGCGTCGCGGCCACCCACCGCAGGCGCGGGCTGCTGACCTCGATGATGCGCCGGCAGCTCGACGACGTGCGGGCACTGGGTGAACCGGTCGCCGTGCTCACCGCGTCGGAGCCGGCGATCTACGGCCGGTACGGGTACGGGGCGGCGAGCCGCCAGATGTCCCTGACGATCGACACGGACCGGGTGCGGCTGACCGTCCCCGAGGGCACGGACGGGGTCCGGCTGCGGCACGCGAAGAAGGACGAGGCGGTCGCGGCCTGCGAGAGTGTGTACGCGCGCCTGGTGCCGGGCCGCCCCGGCACCCCGGCCCACGCTCCGGGCTGGGAGCGCAAGTCGCTCGTCGATCCGGTGAGTTCACGGGAGGGCGGCTCCGCGTTGCAGTGTGTCCTGGCCGAGCGGGACGGCGAAGTGCTGGGTTACACCACGTACCACATCAAACCGGACTGGGACACGGGTGGGCCCAAGGGCCGGGTCGTCGTGAGCGATCTGGCGGCGCTGGATCCGGCGGCGTACGCGGCGCTGTGGCGGTTCCTCTTCGGGATCGACCTGACGTCGACCGTCGAGGCACGGAACCGGCCGGTGGACGACGCGGTGCTGCACCTGGTCTCTGACGTGCGGCGGTGCGGGATCCAGGTCCGGGACTCGCTCCATGTGCGGCTGGTGGACGTGGGCGCGGCACTGGAGGCACGGAGCTACCGGGCGCCGGTGGATGTGGTGTTCGAGGTCGAGGACGCGTTCTGCCCCTGGAACGCGGGGCGTTGGCGGCTGACGGCCGACGTGAAGGGCGGCGCGTCGTGCAAGCGCACGCAGGACGCGGCGGATCTGGCGCTCTCGGTGCGGGAGTTGGGGACGGCGTACCTGGGCGGCGAATCGCTGGGCGCGTTGGCCCTGGCCGGGCGGGTACGGGAGGTGCGGGCGGGGGCGTTGGCGGAGGCGTCGTCGGCGTTCCTGTCCGACGTGGCGCCGTGGCTGCCCCGGGGGTTCTAG
- a CDS encoding cation:proton antiporter, giving the protein MGGAFLAAAVLARVGSRIGLPTIPLFILAGILLGPHTPGIVLVADPHDLEMLSALGLVLLLFYLGLEFHLDDLKAGGRRMALAGGAYLVLNVGAGLGFGFALGWGTSEALVLAGVLGISSSAIVTKVLVDLGRIGNPETKPILGIIVVEDVFLALYLAALQPILSGADSLAAAAVDGGKAFGFLLALALAARFGTRLISKLINTKDDELLVISFLGAAVLVAGISEWFGVADAIGAFMVGLMLGSTSSGERILKLVHPLRDAFGAIFFFAFGLSINPGDLPVVLWAVLAAVAVTLAMNVLAGIATAKLYGFGPQATANISTTLVARGEFALILATMAAGAGLDERLAPFIAGYVLVLAVLAPLVAGRSHWLARILPGGRDTALTPIR; this is encoded by the coding sequence ATGGGCGGCGCCTTCCTGGCCGCCGCCGTTCTCGCCCGCGTCGGCAGCCGCATCGGACTGCCGACCATCCCCCTGTTCATCCTGGCCGGGATCCTGCTCGGCCCGCACACCCCCGGCATCGTCCTCGTCGCGGACCCGCACGACCTGGAGATGCTCTCCGCGCTCGGCCTGGTGCTGCTGCTCTTCTACCTCGGCCTGGAGTTCCACCTCGACGACCTCAAGGCGGGCGGGCGCAGGATGGCGCTCGCCGGCGGCGCCTATCTCGTCCTGAACGTCGGCGCCGGGCTCGGCTTCGGCTTCGCGCTGGGCTGGGGCACCTCGGAGGCGCTGGTGCTGGCCGGGGTGCTCGGCATCTCGTCGTCGGCCATCGTCACCAAGGTCCTGGTCGACCTGGGCCGGATCGGCAATCCGGAGACCAAGCCGATCCTCGGCATCATCGTCGTCGAGGACGTGTTCCTCGCGCTGTACCTGGCCGCCCTCCAGCCCATCCTCTCGGGCGCCGACAGCCTCGCGGCGGCGGCGGTCGACGGCGGAAAGGCCTTCGGCTTCCTGCTGGCGCTGGCCCTCGCCGCCCGCTTCGGCACCAGGCTCATCAGCAAGCTGATCAACACCAAGGACGACGAGCTCCTCGTCATCTCCTTCCTCGGCGCGGCGGTCCTGGTGGCCGGCATCTCGGAGTGGTTCGGGGTCGCGGACGCCATCGGCGCCTTCATGGTGGGCCTGATGCTCGGCAGCACCTCCTCCGGCGAGCGCATCCTCAAACTGGTCCACCCGCTGCGGGACGCCTTCGGCGCGATCTTCTTCTTCGCCTTCGGCCTCTCCATCAACCCCGGTGATCTGCCGGTCGTGCTGTGGGCGGTACTGGCCGCCGTCGCCGTGACCCTCGCCATGAACGTCCTCGCGGGAATCGCCACCGCCAAGCTGTACGGGTTCGGCCCGCAGGCCACGGCGAACATCTCCACCACCCTGGTGGCGCGCGGCGAGTTCGCGCTGATCCTCGCCACGATGGCGGCGGGCGCCGGACTCGACGAGCGGCTCGCGCCGTTCATCGCCGGATACGTGCTCGTCCTCGCGGTCCTGGCCCCGCTGGTGGCCGGACGCTCGCACTGGCTGGCCAGAATCCTTCCGGGCGGACGCGATACCGCGCTCACCCCGATCCGGTGA
- a CDS encoding amino acid permease codes for MTSQTTLAGPGQQPEGPGRTGPGDGLQAGLKNRHLSMIAIGGVIGAGLFVGSSAGIAAAGPAILLSYALVGLMVVFVMRMLGEMAAARPASGSFSAYADQALGRWAGFSIGWLYWFFWVVVLAVEATAGAKILENWVPGVPQWAWALIVMLVLTATNLVSVGSYGEFEFWFAGIKVVAIGAFVIVGLLAVFGVLPGSDNAGSGLAHLTDTGGFFPKGPGAILTGVLMVVFSFMGSEIVTLAAGESENPQRAVQKATNSVIWRIAVFYLGSIFVVLTLLPWNDASIMEKGSYVAALDSIGIPHAGQVMDVIVLTAVLSCLNSGLYTASRMAFSLGGRGDAPKAFARTNKRGVPQAAILSSVVFGFVAVFFNYQWPDTVFAFLLNSSGAVALFVWLVICFTQLRMRGIILRESPEKLVVRMWLFPYLTWATIAMISFVLVYMLTDDAGREQVLLSLLVAVLVVAVSLVREARGRRNGTPAGKSTE; via the coding sequence ATGACGTCGCAGACGACTCTGGCCGGACCGGGCCAACAGCCCGAGGGGCCGGGCCGGACGGGCCCCGGGGACGGGCTCCAGGCCGGTCTCAAGAACCGTCACCTCTCGATGATCGCCATCGGCGGCGTGATCGGCGCCGGCCTCTTCGTGGGGTCCAGCGCGGGCATCGCAGCCGCCGGACCGGCCATCCTGCTGTCGTACGCGCTGGTCGGCCTGATGGTCGTCTTCGTGATGCGGATGCTCGGGGAGATGGCCGCCGCCCGTCCGGCGTCGGGCTCCTTCTCCGCCTACGCCGACCAGGCGCTGGGCCGCTGGGCCGGTTTCTCGATCGGCTGGCTCTACTGGTTCTTCTGGGTCGTGGTGCTCGCCGTCGAGGCCACGGCGGGTGCCAAGATCCTGGAGAACTGGGTGCCGGGGGTCCCGCAGTGGGCCTGGGCGCTGATCGTGATGCTGGTGCTGACCGCGACGAACCTGGTATCGGTCGGCTCGTACGGAGAGTTCGAGTTCTGGTTCGCCGGGATCAAGGTCGTCGCGATCGGCGCCTTCGTGATCGTCGGACTGCTCGCCGTCTTCGGCGTACTGCCGGGCTCGGACAACGCCGGCTCGGGGCTGGCCCACCTCACCGACACCGGCGGCTTCTTCCCCAAGGGCCCCGGCGCCATCCTCACCGGGGTGCTGATGGTGGTCTTCTCCTTCATGGGAAGCGAGATCGTGACGCTGGCGGCCGGTGAGTCGGAGAATCCGCAGCGTGCCGTCCAGAAGGCCACCAACAGCGTGATCTGGCGGATCGCGGTCTTCTACCTGGGCTCGATCTTCGTCGTGCTGACCCTGCTGCCGTGGAACGACGCCTCGATCATGGAGAAGGGCAGCTACGTCGCCGCGCTCGACTCGATCGGCATCCCGCACGCCGGACAGGTGATGGACGTCATCGTGCTGACGGCCGTGCTGTCCTGCCTCAACTCCGGCCTCTACACGGCCTCCCGGATGGCCTTCTCGCTCGGCGGCCGAGGTGACGCCCCGAAGGCGTTCGCCCGGACCAACAAGCGGGGCGTGCCGCAGGCGGCCATCCTGTCCTCCGTCGTCTTCGGCTTCGTCGCCGTCTTCTTCAACTACCAGTGGCCGGACACCGTCTTCGCGTTCCTGCTGAACTCCTCCGGCGCGGTCGCCCTGTTCGTCTGGCTGGTCATCTGCTTCACCCAGCTGCGGATGCGCGGCATCATCCTGCGCGAGTCGCCCGAGAAGCTGGTCGTACGGATGTGGCTCTTCCCGTATCTGACCTGGGCGACCATCGCGATGATCTCGTTCGTGCTGGTCTACATGCTGACCGATGACGCGGGACGCGAGCAAGTGCTGCTCTCGCTGCTGGTCGCGGTCCTGGTGGTGGCCGTCTCGCTGGTGCGCGAGGCGCGCGGGCGCCGCAACGGCACCCCGGCCGGGAAGTCCACCGAATGA
- a CDS encoding ribose-5-phosphate isomerase yields MRVYLGSDHAGYELKNHLVEWLKAQGHEAVDCGPHIYDAQDDYPPFCLRAAEKTAADPDSLGIVIGGSGNGEQMAANKVKGVRAALAWSEQTAALGREHNDANVISIGGRMHTEEECTKFVEIFLATPYSGEERHSRRIAMLTAYENTGELPPVPAHHPQRG; encoded by the coding sequence ATGCGCGTGTACCTCGGATCCGACCATGCCGGTTACGAACTCAAGAACCACCTCGTCGAGTGGCTCAAGGCCCAGGGCCACGAGGCCGTCGACTGCGGTCCCCACATCTACGACGCCCAGGACGACTATCCGCCGTTCTGCCTGCGTGCCGCCGAGAAGACGGCCGCCGACCCCGACAGCCTCGGGATCGTCATCGGCGGCTCCGGCAACGGCGAGCAGATGGCCGCGAACAAGGTCAAGGGCGTCCGCGCCGCGCTCGCCTGGAGCGAGCAGACCGCCGCGCTGGGCCGCGAGCACAACGACGCCAACGTGATCTCCATCGGCGGCCGGATGCACACCGAGGAGGAGTGCACGAAGTTCGTCGAGATCTTCCTCGCCACTCCGTACTCGGGCGAGGAGCGGCACAGCCGCCGCATCGCGATGCTCACGGCGTACGAGAACACCGGCGAGCTCCCCCCGGTCCCGGCCCACCACCCGCAGCGGGGCTGA
- a CDS encoding biotin transporter BioY, translating into MSTAAAAPVRTGAVLADLLPAARHRYAVDTALVLGGAALTGIAAQIAVPVPGSPVPVTGQTFAALLVGTALGARRGFLALAVYALVGMAGMPWFSAGSSGPGGASFGYVLGMLLAATVVGGLARRGGDRSVLRTAGTMVLGSAIIYSVGVPYLALSTGMSASAAIAAGLTPFLLGDALKAALAMGALPASWKLIGRRG; encoded by the coding sequence ATGAGTACTGCTGCCGCCGCCCCCGTCCGTACCGGAGCGGTCCTCGCCGACCTGCTGCCCGCCGCCCGGCACCGCTACGCCGTGGACACCGCCCTGGTGCTCGGCGGCGCCGCGCTCACCGGCATAGCCGCGCAGATCGCCGTGCCGGTCCCCGGCTCGCCGGTCCCGGTCACCGGCCAGACCTTCGCCGCGCTCCTGGTCGGCACCGCGCTCGGGGCCCGCCGCGGCTTCCTCGCCCTCGCCGTGTACGCGCTCGTCGGCATGGCCGGCATGCCGTGGTTCTCGGCCGGCAGCTCCGGCCCTGGCGGCGCCTCGTTCGGCTACGTGCTCGGCATGCTGCTCGCCGCGACCGTGGTGGGCGGCCTGGCCCGCCGCGGCGGCGACCGCTCGGTGCTCCGCACGGCGGGCACCATGGTGCTCGGCTCGGCCATCATCTACTCGGTCGGCGTGCCCTACCTGGCGCTGTCCACCGGCATGTCGGCGAGCGCCGCGATCGCGGCCGGCCTGACGCCGTTCCTGCTCGGCGACGCGCTGAAGGCGGCGCTCGCGATGGGCGCGCTGCCCGCGTCCTGGAAGCTCATCGGCCGTCGCGGCTGA
- a CDS encoding amino acid permease, with product MPRTTVPPPTGTPAASSGHGTDSALTHGLKQRHLSMIALGGVIGAGLFVGSGAGIAAAGPSIVIAYACSGLLVMLVMRMLGEMSAANPASGSFSVHAERAIGPWAGFTAGWAFWVLLCVAVGLEGIGAAKIVTGWLPGTPEWAWVALFMVVFLGTNLASVTKFGEFEFWFAALKVVAITLFLVLGVLAILGVLPDTDAPGTANLSGEGGFLPNGSEGLVIGLLASVFAYGGLETVTIAAAESENPVRGVAKAVRTAMWRIALFYVGSMAVIVTLVPWDDPKVVSVGPFYAALDHLGISGAAEIMNVVILVALLSAMNANIYGASRMACSLVARGQGPKRLGRISSGVPRRAVLVSSVFGFLCVLLSYWRPDDVFPWLLNMTGAVILVVWIFIAASQLILRARLEREEPQKLVVRMWLFPGLTIAALLAMAGIFVLMLRQPDTRDQLLATGALTAVLIVIGVVRQRRSAASPPAATDA from the coding sequence ATGCCCCGGACCACCGTGCCTCCCCCCACCGGCACCCCGGCCGCCTCTTCCGGCCACGGAACCGACTCGGCCCTCACCCACGGGCTCAAGCAGCGACATCTGTCGATGATCGCCCTCGGCGGCGTCATCGGCGCCGGGCTGTTCGTCGGCTCCGGCGCGGGTATCGCCGCGGCCGGCCCCTCGATCGTCATCGCCTACGCCTGCTCCGGGCTGCTGGTCATGCTCGTGATGCGGATGCTCGGCGAGATGTCGGCGGCCAATCCGGCGTCCGGCTCCTTCTCCGTGCACGCCGAGCGGGCGATCGGCCCGTGGGCGGGGTTCACGGCGGGCTGGGCGTTCTGGGTGCTGCTCTGCGTCGCCGTCGGCCTCGAAGGAATCGGTGCGGCGAAGATCGTCACCGGCTGGCTGCCCGGAACGCCGGAGTGGGCGTGGGTGGCGCTGTTCATGGTGGTGTTCCTGGGGACGAACCTGGCCTCTGTGACGAAGTTCGGCGAGTTCGAGTTCTGGTTCGCCGCGCTCAAGGTCGTCGCGATCACGCTGTTCCTGGTGCTCGGCGTGCTGGCGATCCTGGGCGTGCTTCCGGACACGGACGCGCCGGGCACGGCCAACCTCAGCGGCGAGGGCGGCTTCCTGCCGAACGGCTCAGAGGGGCTGGTCATCGGGCTGCTCGCCTCCGTCTTCGCGTACGGCGGTCTGGAGACCGTCACCATCGCCGCGGCCGAGTCGGAGAACCCGGTGCGGGGCGTCGCGAAGGCCGTGCGGACGGCGATGTGGCGGATCGCGCTCTTCTACGTCGGCTCGATGGCGGTCATCGTCACGCTGGTCCCGTGGGACGATCCGAAGGTCGTCTCGGTCGGCCCCTTCTACGCGGCCCTGGACCACCTCGGCATCAGCGGTGCGGCGGAGATCATGAACGTGGTCATCCTGGTGGCGCTGCTCTCCGCGATGAACGCGAACATCTACGGCGCCTCGCGCATGGCCTGCTCACTGGTGGCCCGGGGTCAGGGCCCGAAGCGGCTCGGCCGGATCTCGTCCGGTGTGCCGCGCCGCGCGGTGCTGGTCTCCTCGGTGTTCGGCTTCCTGTGCGTGCTGCTGAGCTACTGGCGGCCCGACGACGTCTTCCCCTGGCTGCTCAACATGACCGGGGCGGTGATCCTGGTCGTCTGGATCTTCATCGCCGCCTCCCAGCTGATCCTGCGCGCCCGGCTGGAGCGCGAGGAGCCGCAGAAGCTGGTGGTCCGGATGTGGCTGTTCCCCGGCCTCACCATCGCGGCCCTGCTCGCCATGGCCGGCATCTTCGTCCTGATGCTCCGCCAGCCCGACACCCGCGACCAGCTGCTGGCGACGGGCGCGCTGACGGCGGTCCTGATCGTCATCGGCGTCGTACGCCAGCGCCGCTCGGCGGCGTCGCCCCCGGCGGCGACGGACGCGTAA
- a CDS encoding FAD-binding oxidoreductase: protein MTAVPSGFQTGFPVRPDLVVEAAGADDVRDAVAGAASGGLRVAVHATGHGLAGPVEGGVLIDTRRMDSVRIDPVRRTAAVGAGTTWGQVVEAAAPHGLAPLNGSAPGVGAVSYTLGGGLGILGREFGYAADQVRSLDVVTGDGVLRHVTAEDEPELFWGLRGGGHRLGVVTGLETGLVPVDRLYGGSIAFDGDGGAGAEVLRRYQEWTRPLPDALTSSVAALVYPDLPQMPEALRGRYVVSVRVAYTGSAAGGERLVAPLRAIGPVLADSLREMPYAESPSIHNDPPFPHAYYGDGLMLSGLDPERAVRVLELTGRGAPMMTVVQLNHLGGALATAPAAGNAVPYRGAGFLLRLLSPLDGTDVAAVRALYEEVAGVLAPLVVGRSLNFSFGGGDRTDGFHDPRTRERLAGLVSRYDPASLFGGAYGVSRDGR, encoded by the coding sequence ATGACTGCCGTCCCGTCCGGTTTCCAGACCGGTTTCCCCGTCCGTCCGGACCTCGTCGTCGAGGCCGCCGGGGCGGATGACGTACGCGACGCCGTGGCAGGCGCCGCGTCCGGCGGCCTCCGGGTCGCCGTCCACGCCACCGGGCACGGGCTGGCGGGCCCGGTGGAGGGCGGGGTCCTGATCGACACCCGCCGGATGGACTCCGTACGGATCGACCCGGTGCGCCGCACCGCCGCCGTCGGGGCGGGCACCACCTGGGGGCAGGTGGTCGAGGCGGCCGCGCCGCACGGGCTGGCCCCGCTGAACGGCTCCGCGCCCGGCGTGGGCGCCGTCTCCTACACGCTGGGCGGCGGGCTGGGCATCCTGGGCCGGGAGTTCGGGTACGCCGCCGACCAGGTGCGCTCGCTCGACGTGGTGACGGGCGACGGGGTGCTCCGTCATGTCACCGCGGAGGACGAGCCGGAGCTGTTCTGGGGGCTGCGCGGCGGCGGGCACCGGCTGGGCGTGGTGACGGGCCTGGAGACCGGGCTCGTCCCGGTGGACCGGCTGTACGGCGGCTCGATCGCCTTCGACGGGGACGGCGGGGCGGGCGCCGAGGTGCTCCGGCGCTATCAGGAGTGGACCCGGCCCCTGCCCGACGCGCTGACGTCGTCGGTGGCCGCACTCGTGTACCCCGATCTGCCACAGATGCCGGAGGCGCTGCGGGGCCGGTACGTCGTCTCCGTACGCGTGGCGTACACCGGGAGCGCGGCCGGGGGTGAGCGCCTCGTCGCGCCACTGCGGGCGATCGGGCCCGTGCTCGCGGACTCGCTGCGGGAGATGCCGTACGCGGAGAGCCCGAGCATTCACAACGATCCGCCGTTCCCGCACGCGTACTACGGGGACGGGCTGATGCTGAGCGGACTGGATCCGGAGCGCGCGGTGCGGGTGCTGGAGCTGACCGGCCGCGGGGCCCCGATGATGACCGTGGTCCAGCTCAACCACCTGGGCGGCGCCCTGGCCACCGCCCCCGCGGCGGGGAACGCGGTGCCGTACCGGGGGGCCGGGTTCCTGCTCCGGCTGCTGTCGCCGCTGGACGGTACGGACGTGGCCGCCGTCCGGGCCCTGTACGAGGAGGTGGCCGGGGTCCTCGCACCGCTCGTCGTGGGCCGTTCGCTGAACTTCTCCTTCGGCGGCGGGGACCGTACGGACGGGTTCCACGACCCCCGGACACGCGAGAGGCTCGCCGGTCTGGTGTCGCGTTACGACCCGGCGAGCCTCTTCGGTGGTGCTTACGGCGTCAGCCGCGACGGCCGATGA
- a CDS encoding Fpg/Nei family DNA glycosylase — translation MPEGHTIHRLADDHRDRFAGLPVRVSSPQGKFSDSAALLDGRVLEGADAHGKHLFLGFEGTGWVHIHLGLFGKLGFGTAPAPPPTDTVRLRLLNDEHHADLRGPTTCALITDAEKQAIHDRLGPDPLRSDEDGERAWLRISRSRITVAALLMDQKVIAGVGNVYRAEVLFRHGIDPYRAGRDLTRREWDAIWTDLGELMREGVRNNRIDTVRPEHLPEAMGRAPRVDDHGGEVYVYRRARQSCHVCGTELRAAELSARNLFWCPTCQSR, via the coding sequence GTGCCCGAGGGCCACACGATCCACCGCCTCGCGGACGACCACCGGGACAGGTTCGCCGGCCTCCCGGTGCGGGTGAGCAGCCCGCAGGGCAAGTTCTCCGACAGCGCCGCGCTGCTCGACGGCCGGGTGCTCGAAGGCGCGGACGCGCACGGCAAACACCTCTTCCTCGGCTTCGAGGGAACCGGCTGGGTCCACATCCACCTCGGCCTGTTCGGCAAGCTCGGATTCGGTACGGCGCCGGCCCCGCCGCCCACGGACACCGTCCGGCTGCGCCTCCTGAACGACGAGCACCACGCGGACCTGCGCGGCCCCACCACGTGTGCGCTGATCACCGACGCCGAGAAGCAGGCGATACACGACCGGCTCGGCCCCGACCCGCTGCGCTCCGACGAGGACGGCGAGCGCGCCTGGCTTCGGATCTCCCGGAGCCGGATCACCGTGGCCGCCCTGCTGATGGACCAGAAGGTCATCGCGGGCGTCGGCAACGTCTACCGCGCGGAGGTGCTGTTCCGGCACGGCATCGACCCCTACCGGGCCGGCCGCGACCTCACCCGCCGTGAGTGGGACGCGATCTGGACGGACCTGGGCGAGCTGATGCGCGAGGGCGTGCGCAACAACCGCATCGACACGGTCCGCCCCGAGCACCTGCCGGAGGCGATGGGCCGCGCGCCGCGGGTGGACGACCACGGCGGCGAGGTGTACGTCTACCGGCGCGCGCGCCAGTCCTGCCACGTCTGCGGCACGGAGCTCCGGGCGGCGGAGCTGTCGGCCCGGAACCTGTTCTGGTGCCCGACCTGCCAGTCCCGCTGA
- a CDS encoding PP2C family protein-serine/threonine phosphatase, which yields MARRAGAETYPARLRKSAHRVRSTLRRSGVDYFRGDGSDWIALAALLLIIPAITCGTLLNPVWCSPTALVLPIVAGGLVLRPASLLGLYAAAAAALIVESVRLGPFKDGTVGVTPGTVLTVAACGFFGLVLAQFRARVGVPWRRGGTMLFDLRERIRVQSALPRLPQGWHREMSLRPAGGQSFSGDFVVAARTNGGRTLEAVLTDVSGKGMDAGSRALLLSGAFGGLLGSLPPHGFLPAANGYLLRQDWDEGFATSIHLVLDLESGDYELLSAGHPPALQLHAGSGRWEEMAAEGPLLGVYDGAQFDAVKGSLAPGDVLMLFTDGLVETSERDMAEGIDRLTGEADRYVSTGFEGAAWHLIEACAKDVNDDRALLLLSRKS from the coding sequence ATGGCCCGACGCGCAGGAGCAGAGACCTACCCGGCCCGATTGCGGAAATCGGCGCACCGGGTACGCAGCACGCTGCGCAGATCCGGCGTCGACTACTTCCGCGGCGACGGCTCCGACTGGATCGCCCTGGCCGCCCTGTTGCTGATCATCCCGGCCATCACCTGCGGCACCCTGCTGAACCCGGTGTGGTGTTCACCGACCGCGCTCGTCCTGCCGATCGTCGCGGGCGGCCTGGTGCTGCGGCCCGCCAGCCTGCTCGGTCTGTACGCGGCCGCCGCCGCTGCCCTGATCGTCGAGTCGGTGCGGCTCGGCCCGTTCAAGGACGGCACGGTCGGGGTCACCCCCGGAACCGTGCTGACGGTGGCGGCCTGCGGCTTCTTCGGGCTGGTGCTCGCCCAGTTCCGGGCCAGGGTCGGCGTGCCGTGGCGGCGCGGCGGCACCATGCTCTTCGACCTGCGCGAACGCATCCGGGTGCAGAGCGCGCTGCCCCGGCTCCCGCAGGGCTGGCACCGGGAGATGTCGCTGCGCCCGGCGGGCGGGCAGTCCTTCTCCGGCGACTTCGTCGTCGCGGCCCGGACCAATGGCGGCCGCACCCTGGAGGCCGTACTCACCGACGTCTCCGGCAAGGGCATGGACGCGGGCTCCCGCGCGCTGCTGCTGTCCGGCGCGTTCGGCGGGCTCCTCGGATCGCTGCCGCCGCACGGCTTCCTGCCCGCGGCCAACGGCTACCTGCTGCGCCAGGACTGGGACGAGGGCTTCGCGACCTCGATCCATCTGGTCCTGGACCTCGAATCCGGCGACTACGAACTCCTCTCGGCCGGCCATCCCCCCGCCCTCCAACTGCACGCCGGCAGCGGCCGGTGGGAGGAGATGGCAGCGGAAGGCCCCCTGCTCGGGGTGTACGACGGGGCGCAGTTCGACGCCGTGAAGGGCTCGCTGGCCCCGGGGGACGTACTGATGCTGTTCACCGACGGACTGGTGGAGACATCCGAACGGGACATGGCGGAGGGCATCGACCGGCTGACCGGCGAGGCCGACCGCTATGTCTCGACGGGCTTCGAGGGTGCTGCCTGGCACCTCATCGAGGCGTGTGCCAAGGACGTCAATGACGACCGGGCACTGCTCCTGCTGTCACGCAAATCCTGA
- a CDS encoding superoxide dismutase, whose product MATYTLPELPYDYAALEPVINPQIIELHHDKHHAAYVKGANDTLEQLEEARDKEAWGAINGLQKNLAFHLSGHILHSIYWHNMTGDGGGEPLAADGVGGLADAITESFGSFAGFKSQLTKAAATTQGSGWGVLAYEPVSGKLIVEQVYDHQGNVGQGSVPVLVFDAWEHAFYLQYKNQKVDFIEAMWRVVNWQDVAKRYAAAKERANVLLLAP is encoded by the coding sequence ATGGCCACGTACACGCTCCCGGAACTCCCGTACGACTACGCGGCGCTCGAACCGGTCATCAATCCGCAGATCATCGAGCTCCACCACGACAAGCACCACGCCGCGTACGTGAAGGGCGCCAACGACACCCTGGAGCAGCTGGAGGAGGCGCGCGACAAGGAGGCCTGGGGAGCGATCAACGGGCTCCAGAAGAACCTCGCGTTCCACCTCTCCGGCCACATCCTGCACTCGATCTACTGGCACAACATGACCGGTGACGGCGGCGGCGAGCCCCTCGCGGCGGACGGTGTCGGCGGCCTCGCGGACGCGATCACCGAGTCCTTCGGCTCCTTCGCGGGCTTCAAGTCCCAGCTGACGAAGGCCGCGGCCACCACGCAGGGCTCCGGCTGGGGCGTCCTCGCGTACGAGCCGGTCAGCGGCAAGCTGATCGTCGAGCAGGTCTACGACCACCAGGGCAACGTGGGCCAGGGCTCGGTCCCCGTCCTCGTCTTCGACGCCTGGGAGCACGCCTTCTACCTGCAGTACAAGAACCAGAAGGTCGACTTCATCGAGGCGATGTGGCGCGTCGTCAACTGGCAGGACGTGGCGAAGCGGTACGCGGCCGCCAAGGAGCGCGCGAACGTCCTGCTGCTCGCCCCCTGA